One window from the genome of Paracoccus zhejiangensis encodes:
- a CDS encoding LysR family transcriptional regulator: MSYLESLRVFVRVIELGSITSGGRDLRLSPAVASNRIKDLENRFGVRLLNRTTRKLTPTEIGRVFYENARRVIETLDEAEAVIGSYSGTPQGVIRLTAPLGLGRRLIAPLIPVFCRDNPGVDVQLRLSDRSVNIVEDGIDLAFFLGEPQDSALKWRKVADCPRLLVASPDYVERSGLPKGPDDLKNHNCLLLRYPRSPEYFWTLQTDEGPRKMMVSGRFDTDDGDVLTTWALAGEGIANRPGYEVTDHIAKGRLVEILPEARPLPAQFGCLTPHRRLQDPKVRMFADYAARELKKAF; encoded by the coding sequence ATGTCCTATCTGGAAAGCCTGCGCGTCTTCGTGCGTGTCATCGAACTGGGCTCGATCACCTCGGGCGGGCGCGATCTGCGACTGTCGCCCGCCGTCGCCTCGAACCGGATCAAGGATCTGGAGAACCGTTTCGGCGTGCGTCTGCTGAACCGGACCACCCGCAAGCTGACGCCGACCGAGATCGGCCGGGTCTTCTACGAGAACGCCCGGCGGGTGATCGAGACTCTGGACGAGGCCGAGGCGGTGATCGGCAGCTATTCCGGCACGCCGCAGGGGGTGATCCGGCTGACGGCGCCGCTGGGGCTGGGGCGGCGACTGATCGCGCCGCTGATCCCGGTCTTCTGCCGCGACAATCCCGGCGTCGACGTGCAGCTGCGCCTGTCCGACCGGTCCGTGAACATCGTCGAGGATGGCATTGATCTGGCGTTCTTTCTGGGCGAACCGCAGGATTCGGCGCTGAAATGGCGCAAGGTGGCGGATTGCCCGCGCCTCCTGGTCGCCTCGCCCGACTATGTCGAGCGTTCGGGACTGCCCAAGGGCCCGGACGACCTGAAGAACCACAACTGCCTGCTGCTCCGCTATCCGCGCAGCCCAGAATATTTCTGGACGCTGCAGACCGACGAGGGGCCGCGCAAGATGATGGTCTCGGGCCGCTTCGATACCGATGACGGCGATGTGCTGACGACATGGGCGCTGGCCGGCGAGGGCATCGCCAACCGCCCCGGCTACGAGGTCACGGACCACATCGCCAAGGGCCGGCTGGTCGAGATCCTGCCCGAGGCCCGGCCCCTGCCCGCGCAATTCGGCTGCTTGACGCCGCATCGCCGGTTGCAGGACCCCAAGGTCCGCATGTTCGCCGACTATGCCGCGCGGGAGTTGAAGAAGGCGTTCTGA
- the xdhA gene encoding xanthine dehydrogenase small subunit, with the protein MTGDLRFLLNDREVALSSAGGSDTLLDFLRIDRRMTGTKEGCAEGDCGACTVLVGRLTDQGLRYEPVNACIRFLASCHGCHVVTVEHLRGPDGGLHPIQTAMIEHHGSQCGFCTPGFVMALYGLWMSNPAADAMAIETALQGNLCRCTGYEPIIKAALAAQAAGGQAMDALTVEREVVAAKLRAMPRERVDVSKGADRAIIPADTDDLAALLLEHQKPTLVAGATDVGLWVTKFLRNISPTIFIAHLMKGVEVTETELKIGAGVTYSEAEPLIAEHLPELLDYWQRIAGWQVRNMGTIGGNIANGSPIGDTPPVLIALDARIVLRKGAERREVALQDYFIDYGKQDRAPGEFVETIIIPLNRGAKIAGYKISKRRDSDISSVAMGLCLTLEGDKIASARIAYGGMAGTPKRAAGAEVALVGQVFGKAAFEAAARAVLADFTPLSDMRASADYRSAVAANLLRRFWLEQSEPDLPVRLNYAVGE; encoded by the coding sequence ATGACCGGCGATTTGCGCTTTCTTCTGAATGACCGCGAGGTCGCCCTGTCCAGTGCCGGCGGCTCTGACACGCTGCTGGATTTCCTGCGCATCGACCGCCGGATGACCGGCACCAAGGAGGGCTGCGCCGAGGGCGATTGCGGCGCCTGCACCGTGCTGGTCGGGCGGCTGACCGATCAGGGCCTGCGCTACGAGCCGGTGAATGCCTGCATCCGCTTCCTCGCCTCGTGCCATGGCTGCCATGTGGTAACGGTCGAGCATCTGCGCGGCCCGGATGGCGGGTTGCACCCGATCCAGACCGCGATGATCGAGCATCACGGCAGCCAGTGCGGCTTCTGCACGCCCGGCTTCGTCATGGCGCTCTATGGGTTGTGGATGAGCAATCCGGCCGCCGATGCCATGGCGATCGAGACCGCGCTGCAAGGCAATCTTTGCCGCTGCACCGGCTATGAACCGATCATCAAGGCCGCGCTCGCGGCGCAGGCGGCGGGCGGTCAGGCGATGGATGCGCTGACCGTCGAACGCGAGGTGGTGGCGGCGAAGCTCAGGGCGATGCCGCGCGAGCGGGTGGATGTCAGCAAGGGCGCCGACCGGGCGATCATCCCCGCCGATACCGACGATCTGGCCGCGCTGCTTCTGGAACACCAGAAACCTACGCTGGTCGCCGGGGCGACCGATGTGGGCCTCTGGGTGACGAAATTCCTGCGGAATATCAGCCCGACCATCTTCATCGCTCATCTGATGAAGGGCGTCGAAGTCACGGAAACGGAATTGAAAATCGGTGCTGGCGTCACCTATTCCGAGGCCGAGCCGCTGATTGCCGAGCATCTGCCGGAACTCCTGGACTATTGGCAGCGCATCGCCGGCTGGCAGGTGCGCAACATGGGCACCATCGGTGGCAACATTGCCAATGGCTCGCCCATCGGCGACACGCCGCCGGTGCTGATCGCGCTGGACGCGCGGATCGTGCTGCGCAAGGGCGCGGAGCGGCGCGAGGTGGCGTTGCAGGATTACTTCATCGATTACGGCAAGCAGGATCGCGCTCCGGGCGAATTCGTCGAGACGATCATCATCCCGCTGAACCGGGGCGCCAAGATCGCCGGCTACAAGATCAGCAAGCGCCGCGACAGCGACATCTCCTCGGTGGCGATGGGTCTTTGCCTGACGCTGGAGGGTGACAAGATCGCCAGCGCCCGCATCGCCTATGGCGGCATGGCCGGCACGCCGAAGCGCGCTGCCGGGGCCGAGGTCGCGCTGGTCGGGCAGGTCTTCGGCAAGGCCGCCTTCGAGGCTGCCGCCCGTGCCGTGCTGGCCGATTTCACGCCCTTGAGCGACATGCGCGCCAGCGCCGATTACCGCAGCGCCGTGGCCGCCAACCTGCTGCGCCGCTTCTGGCTGGAACAATCCGAGCCGGATCTGCCGGTGCGGCTCAACTATGCGGTGGGGGAATGA